The DNA window ATTTGGAGAAGCGGGTGCCCTACGGGGCTGGGCTCGGCGGCGGGTCCAGTGATGCCGCTACCACGCTGTACTTGCTTGCCCAACTCTGGGAGCTCGACGCCTCTCGTGAAGAGCTTCAAGCGGTGGCGAGCGGAATTGGCGCAGACGTGCCCTTCTTTCTTGGCGACACGCCGGCGGCCCTCGCCACGGGGCGAGGGGACGAGCTGAGTCCACTCCAAACGAACGGCACGCCGTATCGAGTGCCGTACCCCATTCTTATTGTCGTGCCGTCCGACGAAATTTCGACGCCGGAGGCCTATGCCCAGGTCACCCCCGACGAGGACTGGCGTCCTCCCCTCCGGGCTCTCGTGCAGTCGAACGACCTCGCGGCGTGGCGACGAGGTCTCCTCAACGACTTCGAGCGCCCGATCCGGCGCACCCATCCGGCGGTGGAGTCGGCGCGAGCGTGGCTGGCGGACGAAGTGGAGGCGGACTACGTGTCGCTCTCGGGGTCAGGGAGTGCGGTGTACGGGGTGTTTGAAACAGAGAAGGCAGCGGAGGCGGCACATCGAATGGGGCAGAATCGGGAGGAGCGCATGCATCTCATGAACGGGCTGGCTGACGAGTCAGACATGACGGGGCAGACGGGATCGTGACCCGAAATTCAACTGCGCAGTGTCTCCGAAGCGCTTCGCTCGTGAAACCGCTCGACGCTTCCACAGGTAGGTATCCCGATCCGCATTCCCTCCAAGTCACGCATCGAATACATGCTAGATGTCGTCATCATCGGCGCCGGGCCGGTGGGGCTCGCCGCTGGTATTGAAGCGCAGCGGAAGGACCTCGACGCGCTCATCATCGAGAAGGGTGCCCTCTGCAACTCGTTTCTTGGGTATCCCACCCAGATGGAATTCTTCTCCACGCCCGAGCGGCTGGAGATTGGGGGGTATCCGTTCTCGACACGTGAATACAAGCCGCGCCGTGAGGAGGCACTCGATTACTACCGGCGCGTGGCCGTGGCCGAGGACCTGAACGTCAACCTGTACGAGGCAGTGACGGGACTTCGGGGGAGCGACGGCAATTTTACGGTGGAGACTGAAGAGGGGACCTACGAAACCCGAAAGGTCGTGGTGGCCACCGGCTTCTACGACATTCCCAACCGAATGGACGTGCCGGGGGAGGACCTCGACAAGGTGCGGCACTACTACAAGGAGCCGTTCCCGTACGCTTTGACCGATGTGGCCATCGTGGGCGGGGGCAACTCTGCGGCGAAAGCGGCGCTGGCATGCTACCGCCACGACGCCAATGTGACGATGATCGTGCGGAGCGGGGCCCTCGACGACGGCGTGAAGTACTGGATCAAGCCGGACGTAGAGAACCGGATTGAGGAGGGGTCGATTGACGCCTACTTCAACACGACTGTGAGCGCCATCGAGGAGGATGCCCTCCACCTCGACACGCCTGAAGGATCCACACAGATCGACAACGATTTCGTCTTGGCCCTTACCGGGTACAAGCCCAATTATGACCTGCTGGACCGATTAGGCATTGCCATCCGAGACGACGAGGATCGTACGCCGGTGCACGACGAGGAGGGGGAAACCTTCGAGACGAACCGGGAGGGGGTGTATCTCGCCGGCACCATCTGCGGGGGATGCGACACGAGCCGATGGTTCATTGAGAACGGCCGGTTCCACGCGGAGAAGATTGTGGATCACATGGTCTCCCATCTCGACGCCGAGCCCGTGGCTGTTTGATTCTGTTTCGTGTGTACGTTTGTAAGTATGAAAGTGCGGAAGTGTGGTCGGCTTGCCCGAGATGTGATCGTCTGGAAAGACGTGGGAGACACCTCTGTACATCCATACTTCCAAACCTACATACGCCCATACAAAACCCCCACCCATCCGAGCAGACAGGTAGGGGGCTTTGCGGTTCGATAAGAGGAATTCCGAACAAACAGGTTACTCCACGTTCACTGCTCGAACGCCTTCCACGCCGTCGAGGTTGGCAATCGCCTCCAGCACGTCCTCGGGGATGTCGTCGTCCACGTTGACGGCCGTGAGCGCCATTTCGCCGCGCCCCTTTCGGCCGAGGGCGAGGGCGCCGATGTTGATGTCGGCCTCTGCCAGCAGGCTTCCCACCTTGGCCAGCATGCCGGGCCGGTCGATGTTGCGGTAAAAGAGCATCTCGCCCTCCGGCGCCGCCTCCAGGTCGTACTCGTCGACGCGGACAAGGCGCAGGTTTTTGCCTTCCAGAAGCGTACCGGCCACGACGTGCTCCGCGTCGTCGGTTTCGGCCACGACCTCAATGAGCGTCGTGTAGCTGCCGCCCTCGGCTTCTCGTTCCTCCCGAAAGCGGAGCCCGATTTCCTCCGCCAGCACGGGGGCGCTGATGAAGTTGACCGGCTCGTCGGTCCACTGATTGAGCGCGCCACGCAGGGCCGCCACCGAGAGTACTTCGGCGTAGCGACGTGGCACCTCGCCCCGGCAGCGCACCGTGAGGCTCTGTACGTTCTGATCGCTGAGCTGGTAGGCGATCTGCCCAAGTTTGTCGGCGAGCTGCATGTACGGTTGCACCTCGTCCTTCCCGGCCATCTTCAAGGCCATGCCGTTCACGGGCGTGTCCACCGGCTTACCGTTCAGGGCACTCACCACCTGTTCGGTAATCTGCTTGGCCACCTTCGCCTGGGCGGCTCCGGTTGTGGCGGCGATGTGCGGCGTAGCCACCACATTGTCGTGGGCGATGAGCTCGTGGAGAAAATCCGACTCTGGGGGCTCTTCGGAGTAGACGTCGACCGCGGCCGCCGCCACCTCTCCGTCGTTGAGGGCGTTCAAAAGATCCTGCTCGTCTACGATGCCACCGCGGGCGCAGTTTACGATGCGGACCTCATCCTTGCACTGGGCGAGCTCATCGGCCGCAATCATGCCCCGGGTCTCGTCGTTCATCGGGGCGTGGATGGTGATGAAGTCACTTGTCTCCAGCAGTTCGTCGAGCGAGACGAGCGAGACATCAAGCCGATTGGCGACCTCTTCCGACACGATCGGGTCGAAGCCGACCAGGTCCATGCCGTAGCCCTGCATGCGCTCGGCCACGGCGCGACCTACTTTGCCAATCCCGACAATGC is part of the Salinibacter sp. 10B genome and encodes:
- the ispE gene encoding 4-(cytidine 5'-diphospho)-2-C-methyl-D-erythritol kinase, with amino-acid sequence MSLVDDAPAKINLGLHVLRKREDGYHEVETVLHRIDWVDTVTVESADSLSMTCSDPSLPTDTDNLCLQAAHALREAFDVSAGAALHLEKRVPYGAGLGGGSSDAATTLYLLAQLWELDASREELQAVASGIGADVPFFLGDTPAALATGRGDELSPLQTNGTPYRVPYPILIVVPSDEISTPEAYAQVTPDEDWRPPLRALVQSNDLAAWRRGLLNDFERPIRRTHPAVESARAWLADEVEADYVSLSGSGSAVYGVFETEKAAEAAHRMGQNREERMHLMNGLADESDMTGQTGS
- a CDS encoding YpdA family putative bacillithiol disulfide reductase, which produces MLDVVIIGAGPVGLAAGIEAQRKDLDALIIEKGALCNSFLGYPTQMEFFSTPERLEIGGYPFSTREYKPRREEALDYYRRVAVAEDLNVNLYEAVTGLRGSDGNFTVETEEGTYETRKVVVATGFYDIPNRMDVPGEDLDKVRHYYKEPFPYALTDVAIVGGGNSAAKAALACYRHDANVTMIVRSGALDDGVKYWIKPDVENRIEEGSIDAYFNTTVSAIEEDALHLDTPEGSTQIDNDFVLALTGYKPNYDLLDRLGIAIRDDEDRTPVHDEEGETFETNREGVYLAGTICGGCDTSRWFIENGRFHAEKIVDHMVSHLDAEPVAV
- the serA gene encoding phosphoglycerate dehydrogenase; translation: MSHTVLITDPIDPLGHEILSENDVDIVELFDYDEATLKAHLADAHGWIVRSGTTVTPDLIEHADNLEVIGRAGVGVDNIDLDAATRQGILVCNAPDGNTISTAEHACAMLQAMARTIPQANRSLRDGNWDKSKFAGAELHDKTLGIVGIGKVGRAVAERMQGYGMDLVGFDPIVSEEVANRLDVSLVSLDELLETSDFITIHAPMNDETRGMIAADELAQCKDEVRIVNCARGGIVDEQDLLNALNDGEVAAAAVDVYSEEPPESDFLHELIAHDNVVATPHIAATTGAAQAKVAKQITEQVVSALNGKPVDTPVNGMALKMAGKDEVQPYMQLADKLGQIAYQLSDQNVQSLTVRCRGEVPRRYAEVLSVAALRGALNQWTDEPVNFISAPVLAEEIGLRFREEREAEGGSYTTLIEVVAETDDAEHVVAGTLLEGKNLRLVRVDEYDLEAAPEGEMLFYRNIDRPGMLAKVGSLLAEADINIGALALGRKGRGEMALTAVNVDDDIPEDVLEAIANLDGVEGVRAVNVE